The Nakaseomyces glabratus chromosome H, complete sequence genome segment TTCCTCACTGGTCATCAACACTGGGATCTTCTTCGACACAGCACGATGTTTCAACTCTCCGCTGACTATCTTGTCCCAATCAGTCTCCAGTACCTGCTTATCATAACTAGTATCGCCAACTGGTGCCGTGATAATCATGAACTTGTCTCTGCCAGAATGTGAGGTCTCCTGGCCCAGATACACAAATTCAAGCTCTAGCTCTTGTCCTTGTAGTATGGTGTGTACATTTGGCCGCACAATGTATAGATCAGGAGCTGTAGTCCttactttatatataatattctcATCGCTGACATTCCTGACTCTAAGAACACGCCGGCACTGTACCACGTCTTCGAAAACAAGCTGCTCAGGGTCAATACGGGTGTACATCGTTGAAGCGGTTGAGATCAGCATCAGATGGCTACTGTTGGACACTATAAACCTAATTAATTTAAAGTAGCTCATCTCCCCCAGATGGGCCTTCCCTCTTTTGCTTGCCAACTAATCATGGCCAACGTCTTCGCAATGTGCCCTTCTTGAAACTTAAACTTGAAGTTATAAAGGAAATAGACGGTTTTGAGACCACTAGTCACCAGAAACTAGTCTACTCGAGCGGAACAGCACATCAGGGACCAATAACATTAGGTTCATGTTGCGATTTTACAGGAGTTTCTCTGCTTGCAGAGCGGTGCTAAACAATGGCAAGACAATCAATCCATTCGATAAGTTGGCTGACAAGCAGAGTCTTCTGACGACTGGTATGATGTCAGGGTTTGGTATGAGACAGGACAAGAAATCTAACATCCTAGTCAGTGCAGAAGATATGCAGCTACGAGAGGAGGCGTTGGAGACGCCTATTAGAGGTGTTCAGGCTGGTAGAACAGTTGGAGTGATAAATGGGGATACTGCTACTGCAGTGAGAAGATTGACCACTAAACTGATTGCTAATGGGGTGCCCATGGATAAGAGAAAGCAGAGGTTCCACATGAAGCCCGGTAAAGCTGCGGAATTAAAGAGATCTCAACGCCATAGACGTGATTTCAAGAAAGGTTTCAAGAGACTCATCGAGATTGTCAAGGATGCCAGAAGGAAAGGTTACTGAGCAAGTTTGTTTAGCTATGTAAGCTTTATCCCTGCTTCATGTATCTACTGCATTCTTTCATTTATTACACCACACTACATAGTAGCTATCTATTCCTGTATATAAGATAATATCCCATTCGATTTCATTATTGATCTTTACTATTTTTGCCAATCCTTGTTTCAGGATCAACTCAAGAGCGAAacgcgatgagctttatTTGAATAGTGTTTACAACAGAGGGATGACTAAGATGACCACTTAGCCACAGTCATTGATTAGTACTCTCCAGTAAACCAACTAACTTCAAAGAGGGAATGTCAACAGCACGGTCCGGTGTTGTGACATTGTTGCATACTGCCTGCGGAGCTGGTATTCTGGCAATACCGTATGCTTTCAGACCGTTCGGCCTGGTGCCAGCGATATTTATGCTGCTATTTTGCGGACTGTGTTCTATGATGGGTCTTCTATTACAATCTCGAATTGCCAAGTACGGTCCTTTGAAGAACGTGTCGTTTTTCTCGTTAGCGCAGGTGGTGAACCCGGCgtcttcaatattatttgaCGCTGCAATCGCTATCAAGTGTTTTGGTGTAGGTGTATCATATATGATTGTGGTTGGGGATCTTATGCCTAAAATATGGTCCCGAGTATCATCGTCTGGATTACTGCTGAGTAGAAACGTTAACATCACTctcgtcatgttgttcatTGTGGGGCCACTATGCTTTATGAGGAGGCTGAATTCTTTAAGATACGCTTCTATGATTGCTATTGGCTCTGTAGCATACTTGTGTATACTAGTTATTGTTCATTTTGCTCATCAGACAACCGAACTAAGAGAATTGAAAGGTGAAGTATCAGTTGGTTTACCTCATGGGGAGCCAACACCTTTAACCACCTTACctatatttgtttttgcaTACACTTGTCATCATAACATGTTCTCAGTAATAAATGAACAGAAAAATACTGGATTTACTTACGTTAGGTATATCGCAATTGTATCAATACTGGTGGCCTTTGTACTATATGTTGTCATTGGTAGTACCGGTTACCTGACATTTGGTGACAACATTACAGGAAACATTATTGCATTATATCCTGATACATTATCTACCACTATTGGTCGGATTGCAATTGTTCTTTTAGTAATGCTGGCATTTCCTTTGCAATGTCATCCTGCGAGAGAATCTATCAACAACATGATAAAATATGTACAGGACAGATATTCTCCGCAAACCTCATATGAGTTGACGGCAGTAGATGCTGATAATCTCGAGATCAATAACGATGTGACATCTATAAATTCAAGAGCAAATGATAAAGAGGAAGAGTGCATGGATACAAAGCGATTTATGATTATTACAGCATGTATTTTATTCTGTTCCTACCTGTTGGCAATCTCAGTTACCTCTCTAGCACGGGTTTTAGCCATTGTCGGTGCTACAGGATCAACAACTATATCATTTATACTACCTGGATATTTTGGTTGGAGTTTGATTGGTACGGAGTATACCTCTAATGGTAATCAATTACCTCTACGTAAATCAACTGtcatattcaaatatattggCTTAGTGATGACTATTTGGGGAATAATAATCATGATTACTTCCTTAATTGCATCCCTTTTCTTTGGGGCTTCGCATTAGATATTTTGTTACTTGTAactattatttataattaaTTAACAAATGAAATATGTATATTGACGTTTAATCCATTTTCCTACCTATGTTATGTTGTGCAGTTTACCTAATCCACTACGTCCGGCTCAGTCatccaaaatataaaaaatgcaaaaatgaaaattaaaGTACAATGTTATATACAATATACACCTCGTAATTTTCATGAGAAGCCTAAGACCTAATAAAATGGAGACCAACCATTAAAGATCAAGGCTAAATTAGATTCATCGACAGCTTCTTGTATCAGTTTTTCTACTGTTGCCTCTATCGTC includes the following:
- the MRP21 gene encoding mitochondrial 37S ribosomal protein bS21m (CAGL0H04565g~Ortholog(s) have structural constituent of ribosome activity, role in mitochondrial translational initiation and mitochondrial small ribosomal subunit localization), producing the protein MLRFYRSFSACRAVLNNGKTINPFDKLADKQSLLTTGMMSGFGMRQDKKSNILVSAEDMQLREEALETPIRGVQAGRTVGVINGDTATAVRRLTTKLIANGVPMDKRKQRFHMKPGKAAELKRSQRHRRDFKKGFKRLIEIVKDARRKGY
- a CDS encoding motile sperm domain-containing protein (CAGL0H04543g~Ortholog(s) have role in endoplasmic reticulum membrane organization, phospholipid biosynthetic process, regulation of phosphatidylinositol dephosphorylation and cytosol localization), which encodes MSYFKLIRFIVSNSSHLMLISTASTMYTRIDPEQLVFEDVVQCRRVLRVRNVSDENIIYKVRTTAPDLYIVRPNVHTILQGQELELEFVYLGQETSHSGRDKFMIITAPVGDTSYDKQVLETDWDKIVSGELKHRAVSKKIPVLMTSEEGVRGAREYIPTRKYVIMLCVMLVIVAYILKKLF
- the AVT5 gene encoding amino acid transporter (CAGL0H04587g~Ortholog of S. cerevisiae : AVT5 and Saccharomyces cerevisiae S288C : YBL089W), yielding MSTARSGVVTLLHTACGAGILAIPYAFRPFGLVPAIFMLLFCGLCSMMGLLLQSRIAKYGPLKNVSFFSLAQVVNPASSILFDAAIAIKCFGVGVSYMIVVGDLMPKIWSRVSSSGLLLSRNVNITLVMLFIVGPLCFMRRLNSLRYASMIAIGSVAYLCILVIVHFAHQTTELRELKGEVSVGLPHGEPTPLTTLPIFVFAYTCHHNMFSVINEQKNTGFTYVRYIAIVSILVAFVLYVVIGSTGYLTFGDNITGNIIALYPDTLSTTIGRIAIVLLVMLAFPLQCHPARESINNMIKYVQDRYSPQTSYELTAVDADNLEINNDVTSINSRANDKEEECMDTKRFMIITACILFCSYLLAISVTSLARVLAIVGATGSTTISFILPGYFGWSLIGTEYTSNGNQLPLRKSTVIFKYIGLVMTIWGIIIMITSLIASLFFGASH